Proteins encoded in a region of the Perognathus longimembris pacificus isolate PPM17 chromosome 11, ASM2315922v1, whole genome shotgun sequence genome:
- the LOC125359754 gene encoding histone H3-like, producing the protein MARTKQTARKSTGGKAPRKQLSLYRAARMSAPATGSVKKPYRYRPGTVALREIRRYQKSTELLIRKLPFQRLVREVGQKLMINLRFQSSAVLALQEASEAYLVGLFEDTHLCAIHAKRVTIMPKDIQLARRIRGERG; encoded by the coding sequence ATGGCGCGCACGAAGCAGACGGCGCGCAAGTCCACGGGCGGCAAGGCCCCGCGGAAGCAGCTGTCCTTGTACCGGGCGGCCCGCATGAGCGCGCCGGCCACGGGCAGCGTGAAGAAGCCTTACCGTTACCGTCCCGGCACCGTGGCCCTGCGCGAGATCCGGCGCTACCAGAAGTCCACCGAGCTGCTGATCCGCAAGCTGCCCTTCCAGCGGCTGGTGCGCGAGGTCGGGCAGAAGCTGATGATCAACCTGCGCTTCCAGAGCTCGGCCGTGCTGGCGCTGCAGGAGGCGAGCGAGGCCTACCTGGTGGGGCTGTTCGAGGACACGCACCTGTGCGCCATCCACGCCAAGCGCGTCACCATCATGCCCAAGGACATCCAGCTGGCCCGCCGCATCCGCGGGGAGCGCGGGTAG